A single genomic interval of Drosophila virilis strain 15010-1051.87 chromosome 2, Dvir_AGI_RSII-ME, whole genome shotgun sequence harbors:
- the LOC138910985 gene encoding uncharacterized protein, which yields MMQPCDSDCDSDCDCDCDFGCDYACMSIETLRAETPEDFYALKEAQKLNDPDDSQLNAIHQTTVCTTRDGGAGDEQPLQLKKLKFKREIHALALEGGDVARGYCSCDEQWTNSSSPTSTTTSATISPTLTTRSANAKAGGGRDSGNSRNRNGNGNGNGNGIVKMATLKQRSSAANAAGLRLKQQHHVRFSDEKNFSD from the exons ATGATGCAACCATGTGACTCCGACTGCGACtctgactgtgactgtgactgtgactttGGTTGCGACTATGCCTGCAT GTCAATAGAGACATTGCGTGCCGAAACGCCTGAGGACTTCTATGCGCTGAAAGAGGCACAAAAACTAAACGACCCCGATGACAGCCAACTCAATGCGATACACCAAACAACAGTTTGTACGACTAGGGATGGAGGAGCAGGCGATGAGCAGCCGCTGCAACTGAAGAAACTCAAGTTCAAACGGGAGATTCATGCTCTGGCGCTCGAGGGCGGCGACGTGGCACGCGGCTACTGTTCCTGCGATGAACAGTGGACGAACTCATCCTCACCCACATCCACGACTACATCGGCGACCATATCGCCCACGCTGACGACCAGAAGTGCCAATGCCAAAGCTGGTGGCGGCCGTGACAGCGGCAACAGCCGCAACAGGAACggcaacggaaacggaaatggaaACGGTATTGTTAAAATGGCGACATTGAAACAGCGCAGCTCTGCCGCCAACGCTGCCGGCTTACGGttgaagcagcagcatcatgTGCGCTTTTCCGACGAGAAGAACTTCTCGGATTGA